In a genomic window of Methylobacter sp. YRD-M1:
- the glmM gene encoding phosphoglucosamine mutase — MYKQTNSFKLFGTDGIRGVANQYPMQPHLIVEVGKAMGTLLSRQAPLYTIPKVVIGRDTRLSGAMIEMALTSGLLATGVEVLSLGTLPTPGISFVTRNMRASAGIVISASHNPFYDNGIKIFGPDGFKISDEIEAEIERMVKEENLRPYLAQREHIGQSRRIEDTNGRYIVYAKRTFPQEYKLDGVRIVLDTANGAAYKVAPAIFSELGAEVIQIGNNPNGTNINAECGALFPHVISQAVRTYRADVGISLDGDADRLLMVDENGDVMNGDHILGICAFHMKKKGRLHNNTLVITHMSNYGLEKKMLENGINVVRVDVGDRVVVEEMRRLNANLGGEQSGHIIHLDYTTTGDGCIAALCTLGFMIEAGKKLSELNQLVEDIPQKQINVRIRNKIGFDQVEGYPELIQRIESELNGQGRVLVRYSGTEPLARVLVEGNDQYQINQFAEEIASLLERELC; from the coding sequence ATGTACAAACAGACAAACAGTTTTAAATTATTCGGCACTGATGGCATTCGCGGCGTGGCCAATCAATATCCCATGCAGCCTCATTTAATCGTGGAAGTCGGCAAGGCGATGGGGACCCTATTGAGCCGGCAGGCGCCGCTTTATACTATTCCTAAAGTGGTTATCGGCCGGGATACCCGCCTGTCCGGCGCCATGATCGAGATGGCTCTGACCTCGGGCTTACTTGCCACCGGGGTTGAAGTGCTGTCGCTCGGAACCTTGCCGACGCCGGGCATCAGCTTTGTCACCCGTAATATGCGCGCATCCGCCGGCATTGTGATTTCAGCCAGCCACAATCCTTTCTACGATAACGGCATTAAAATTTTTGGCCCTGATGGTTTTAAAATCTCCGACGAGATAGAAGCCGAAATAGAACGGATGGTCAAGGAAGAGAATTTGCGGCCCTACCTTGCCCAACGGGAGCATATCGGCCAAAGCAGGCGCATCGAAGATACCAACGGGCGTTATATAGTCTATGCGAAAAGGACCTTTCCTCAGGAGTATAAGCTCGATGGCGTGCGTATCGTACTCGACACGGCCAATGGCGCCGCCTATAAAGTCGCGCCTGCCATATTTTCCGAACTCGGGGCGGAAGTTATCCAGATTGGCAATAACCCTAACGGAACCAATATTAATGCGGAGTGCGGCGCTTTGTTTCCGCATGTTATTTCCCAAGCTGTGCGGACTTATCGCGCAGACGTTGGCATAAGTCTGGATGGCGATGCCGACCGGCTCCTCATGGTCGATGAAAACGGCGATGTGATGAATGGCGATCATATCCTGGGCATATGCGCCTTTCATATGAAGAAAAAAGGCAGATTGCACAATAATACTCTGGTCATTACTCATATGAGCAATTATGGCCTTGAAAAGAAAATGCTGGAAAATGGCATTAATGTCGTGAGGGTGGACGTCGGCGACAGGGTCGTGGTTGAAGAAATGCGCCGGCTGAACGCTAACCTGGGCGGCGAGCAGTCCGGCCATATCATTCATCTGGATTATACGACCACCGGCGATGGCTGTATCGCCGCCCTTTGTACGCTGGGGTTCATGATAGAAGCAGGTAAGAAGTTGAGCGAACTCAATCAGCTGGTGGAGGACATTCCCCAGAAGCAGATCAATGTCAGAATCAGAAATAAAATCGGTTTTGATCAAGTCGAGGGCTATCCCGAACTGATACAGCGCATTGAAAGCGAGCTGAATGGTCAAGGGCGCGTCCTGGTCCGATATTCCGGAACCGAGCCGCTGGCCCGTGTGCTGGTCGAAGGCAATGATCAATATCAAATCAATCAGTTTGCCGAAGAGATAGCCTCACTGCTGGAGAGAGAGTTGTGCTGA
- a CDS encoding DUF4434 domain-containing protein, which translates to MVFLASACDWADERQNHPPPLHTNPLHFSGTFLQLVPEAHSQWTQTQWARLFCYFRTLGVKQLIIQWSAFNDQNSTFPYGPGLPVIRPELKTVLELADQYKIKLYVGLNHDAGYWKRIGLDVHSVKTYLQNLNEKNVQLARISTPFLQSHRSFSGWYITDEIDDVNWNTKEKRELLINYLQSLSSQLHQLTPGKKIALSGFSNAALSPEQMTEFWYDLLSRTPIDVILFQDGVGVHKLTLEQLPAYVDAVHWATEFAHKKFYVIVEVFQQIAGSPINNQPFKAVPAPLDRILKQMKIASLYSPELWAFSIPDYMTPDAGDDARHLFGYFRAQRNLAQAIDRYNRNKRHQHNSLSSSEAISSAN; encoded by the coding sequence ATGGTTTTTCTCGCAAGCGCATGCGACTGGGCGGACGAACGACAAAACCATCCGCCGCCGCTGCATACCAACCCATTGCATTTTTCCGGCACATTCCTGCAGCTTGTGCCGGAAGCCCACTCTCAATGGACGCAGACCCAATGGGCAAGGCTGTTTTGCTATTTCAGAACGCTGGGTGTTAAACAACTGATCATTCAGTGGTCCGCCTTTAATGATCAAAATTCCACTTTTCCATATGGGCCGGGCTTGCCCGTCATTCGGCCTGAATTGAAAACGGTTCTTGAACTGGCCGATCAATACAAAATAAAGCTTTATGTGGGACTGAACCATGATGCCGGCTACTGGAAAAGAATTGGCCTGGATGTGCATTCGGTTAAAACCTACCTGCAAAATTTAAATGAAAAAAATGTGCAGCTTGCAAGGATATCGACACCTTTTCTCCAAAGTCATCGCTCTTTTTCCGGCTGGTATATAACCGATGAAATAGATGACGTTAATTGGAATACAAAGGAAAAACGGGAGCTTCTGATCAATTATTTGCAGTCTCTGTCCAGCCAGTTGCACCAGCTGACGCCGGGCAAAAAGATCGCCCTGTCGGGCTTTTCCAATGCCGCCCTTTCGCCTGAGCAAATGACGGAATTCTGGTATGACCTACTCTCCCGAACACCCATCGATGTCATACTATTTCAGGACGGCGTGGGCGTCCATAAACTGACCCTGGAGCAACTGCCGGCTTACGTGGATGCGGTTCACTGGGCAACGGAGTTCGCCCATAAAAAATTCTATGTGATTGTTGAAGTGTTTCAGCAGATTGCAGGAAGTCCCATCAATAACCAGCCCTTTAAAGCGGTTCCGGCCCCGCTGGACCGAATTTTGAAACAGATGAAAATCGCTTCGCTTTATTCGCCTGAGTTATGGGCGTTCAGCATTCCTGACTATATGACGCCCGATGCGGGAGATGATGCCCGGCATCTTTTCGGATACTTTCGTGCCCAGCGCAATTTAGCGCAAGCTATTGACCGTTATAATCGGAACAAGCGACATCAGCACAACTCTCTCTCCAGCAGTGAGGCTATCTCTTCGGCAAACTGA
- a CDS encoding Rho-binding antiterminator, which translates to MSENIISCDLFDYIEVACLYGYEVKLKLKDDQVLTGKAINVTTSGDRREFLIIDNGQKQQVDLTQLAYMHVLTPDAKFHDVSFVDMPVNGQVRVH; encoded by the coding sequence ATGAGCGAAAACATAATATCCTGCGATCTATTTGATTATATTGAAGTAGCCTGTCTGTACGGCTATGAAGTCAAGCTGAAGTTAAAGGATGACCAGGTCCTGACCGGCAAGGCGATCAATGTGACGACATCGGGCGACAGACGCGAATTTCTGATTATCGATAACGGGCAGAAGCAGCAGGTGGACTTAACGCAACTGGCGTACATGCATGTGCTGACGCCCGACGCCAAATTTCACGATGTATCGTTCGTGGATATGCCGGTAAACGGCCAGGTGAGGGTTCATTAA
- a CDS encoding SIS domain-containing protein — translation MSLLTNQNTQGLKELLKNIFPENSRISVLGIFNTGKTSLIAFLTGKELKISNMPGTTLEFEEHEWANRTLIDSVGQLIDVNRPFMVGYDFTGLDQPEQMLEHALRQEAEGILSSIPSAKAGFLDAIKLIADCIDNGGKVVVTGAGASALVAEEIAGQFFETGVTCLPMTNSLSQASPVSFAKGVAEAEGGLARYVVNAMSPEDVLIGISASGGTGFVYEALRLAHEKEAKTIAITENRDSPLGANADVIIKSSAKPEGPSSTRVQTAHLSIGHALVCTLAAMRGLTGEESINFMMPEFIATKKMGIK, via the coding sequence GTGTCACTACTGACAAATCAGAATACACAAGGTTTAAAAGAGTTACTGAAAAACATTTTTCCAGAAAACTCAAGAATATCGGTATTAGGTATATTTAACACCGGAAAAACCAGTCTGATCGCTTTTTTGACCGGCAAAGAACTCAAAATTTCCAATATGCCCGGGACTACTTTGGAGTTTGAGGAGCATGAATGGGCAAACAGGACGCTTATTGACTCGGTCGGTCAACTTATTGATGTCAACCGGCCATTCATGGTCGGTTACGATTTCACCGGACTGGACCAGCCGGAGCAGATGTTAGAACATGCTTTGCGCCAGGAAGCTGAAGGTATTCTTTCGTCCATACCATCGGCCAAGGCTGGTTTTCTTGATGCGATTAAACTGATTGCCGACTGTATCGACAACGGCGGCAAAGTTGTAGTGACGGGCGCCGGCGCGTCCGCGCTGGTGGCGGAAGAAATTGCCGGCCAGTTTTTTGAGACAGGCGTTACCTGTTTGCCGATGACCAATAGTCTGAGTCAAGCAAGTCCGGTTTCGTTCGCCAAAGGCGTAGCCGAAGCGGAAGGCGGTCTGGCGCGTTATGTTGTTAACGCTATGTCCCCTGAAGACGTGCTGATTGGCATTTCCGCGTCGGGCGGAACCGGTTTTGTCTATGAAGCATTGCGTCTTGCTCATGAAAAAGAGGCAAAAACAATAGCAATAACTGAAAACAGGGACTCGCCGCTCGGGGCAAACGCTGACGTCATCATCAAGAGCAGCGCCAAACCGGAAGGGCCTTCCAGCACCCGAGTACAGACCGCCCATCTCAGCATAGGCCATGCCCTGGTATGCACGCTGGCGGCCATGCGCGGATTGACTGGCGAAGAATCCATCAATTTCATGATGCCGGAATTTATTGCAACCAAAAAAATGGGTATTAAATAA
- a CDS encoding fructose-6-phosphate aldolase: MIELYLDTADIEQVARFNACLPVKGITTNPSILAKAGVGLNQLLPAVSAVIGPYARFHVQVVSQTVDGMVAEAAQIHALPYDVVVKVPATETGLAAIRKMKADNIPVLATAIYSAQQGFLAALCGADYLAPYVNRIDAMGADGAGAVADLQLLLDRHCLDSKILPASFKNTQQVVDVLKAGVAAITLPVDVAAQMFAHPAVQPAVDQFTQDWQTVFGSKLSFES; the protein is encoded by the coding sequence ATGATTGAGTTATATCTTGATACGGCCGATATCGAGCAAGTGGCGCGCTTTAACGCCTGCCTGCCCGTAAAAGGCATTACCACGAACCCGTCCATCCTGGCCAAGGCGGGCGTAGGCCTGAATCAGTTGTTGCCTGCCGTGTCGGCGGTCATCGGCCCTTATGCCCGGTTCCATGTCCAGGTGGTCAGCCAGACGGTTGACGGCATGGTCGCGGAAGCTGCACAGATTCATGCCCTGCCCTATGACGTGGTCGTCAAAGTGCCGGCCACGGAAACAGGACTGGCTGCGATCAGAAAAATGAAGGCTGACAACATCCCCGTGCTGGCGACGGCCATCTACAGCGCGCAGCAAGGCTTTCTGGCGGCCTTGTGCGGGGCCGATTACCTCGCCCCCTATGTCAACCGCATCGATGCAATGGGCGCCGATGGCGCCGGCGCCGTGGCTGATCTGCAATTGCTGCTCGATAGGCATTGCCTGGACAGCAAAATCCTGCCGGCCAGTTTCAAGAACACCCAGCAGGTCGTGGACGTATTGAAGGCGGGCGTTGCCGCGATTACGCTGCCGGTTGATGTCGCGGCCCAGATGTTTGCCCATCCGGCGGTTCAGCCGGCCGTGGACCAGTTTACGCAGGACTGGCAGACCGTGTTCGGCAGCAAGCTGTCATTTGAAAGCTAA
- a CDS encoding aldo/keto reductase family protein, whose translation MSDTSRQINRYVTHRGIKVPTFLYGTAWKEAQTEKLTQQAVTTGFRGIDTANQRMHYYEAGVGEGVQQALIEMSLDRGDLFLQSKFTYVNSQDHRLPYDPKADYSTQVLQSFESSLAHLNTTYLDSYLLHGPSVNQGLSAADWEVWRTLQTLQKAGSVKLIGVSNVGFDQLKLLVDKAEIMPAFVQNRCFARTKWDVRIRELCHAHDIRYQGFSLLTANVTELSRPEVHQIAERLNCSVPQVVFRFALQLGMIPLTGSTSQRHMEEDLEVYDFELNEADMDLIENIAFDNA comes from the coding sequence ATGTCAGATACTTCCCGTCAGATCAACCGCTACGTCACGCATAGAGGTATCAAGGTTCCGACGTTTCTGTACGGAACGGCCTGGAAAGAGGCTCAGACCGAGAAGTTAACACAACAGGCCGTCACTACGGGCTTTCGAGGCATCGACACCGCCAACCAGCGCATGCACTATTACGAAGCCGGCGTGGGCGAAGGCGTCCAGCAAGCTTTAATCGAAATGAGCCTGGACCGCGGCGATCTGTTCCTGCAATCGAAATTCACCTACGTGAACAGCCAGGACCACCGCCTGCCCTATGATCCGAAAGCGGACTACAGCACGCAGGTGCTGCAATCGTTCGAAAGCTCGCTGGCGCATCTGAACACGACCTATCTGGACTCGTACCTGCTGCACGGCCCGTCCGTTAACCAGGGCCTGAGCGCGGCCGACTGGGAAGTGTGGCGAACCCTGCAGACGCTGCAGAAAGCGGGCTCTGTAAAGCTGATCGGCGTTTCCAATGTCGGCTTCGACCAATTGAAGCTGCTTGTCGACAAGGCCGAGATCATGCCGGCCTTCGTGCAGAACCGGTGCTTTGCGCGCACCAAATGGGACGTCAGGATTCGTGAACTCTGCCACGCCCATGACATACGCTATCAGGGTTTCTCACTGCTGACGGCCAACGTGACCGAGTTGAGCCGGCCCGAGGTGCACCAGATTGCCGAAAGACTGAACTGCTCCGTGCCGCAGGTCGTGTTCCGGTTCGCGCTGCAGCTGGGCATGATCCCGCTGACCGGCTCGACCAGCCAGCGTCATATGGAAGAGGATCTGGAAGTCTATGACTTCGAACTCAACGAGGCCGACATGGATCTGATCGAGAATATCGCATTTGACAATGCCTAA
- a CDS encoding alkene reductase, which translates to MSDALAVLSPVKLGPYKLPNRLAMAPLTRCRASSDGIPNALMVEYYRQRASAGLIISEATPVSPQGKGYPYTPGIYNDAQIQGWQAITSAVHEKGGRIFLQLWHVGRISHPSLQPDGALPVAPSALKPAGQASTEQGPQDFVTPRALELAEIPGIVEQFRHGADCALKAGFDGVEIHGANGYLLDQFLRDGTNRRTDAYGGSIANRARLLFEVIEAVSSVWGSDKVGVRLSPLQPFNDISDSDPRATFSYVVEQLNRFNLAYLHITEMGKEAPGAAGSAFDLEELRTLYHGIYMLNAGYTAETATAAIAEGRADLIAFGKLFIANPDLPERFAKNAPLNEPDFDTFYQGGAHGYTDYPFLAD; encoded by the coding sequence ATGTCTGATGCGTTAGCGGTTTTGTCCCCTGTCAAGCTCGGTCCCTATAAATTGCCCAATCGCTTGGCGATGGCGCCACTGACGCGCTGCCGAGCAAGCAGCGACGGCATTCCTAATGCATTAATGGTGGAATATTACCGTCAACGCGCCAGTGCAGGCCTGATCATCAGTGAAGCCACGCCGGTTTCACCGCAAGGCAAAGGATACCCGTACACGCCCGGTATCTATAATGATGCCCAGATTCAGGGCTGGCAGGCCATTACCTCGGCCGTGCATGAGAAAGGCGGACGCATTTTCCTGCAGTTGTGGCATGTCGGCCGTATTTCCCATCCTTCATTGCAGCCGGACGGCGCATTGCCGGTAGCGCCATCGGCGCTGAAGCCGGCCGGACAGGCTTCGACTGAGCAGGGGCCGCAAGATTTTGTTACGCCGCGCGCGCTTGAGCTGGCGGAAATTCCGGGGATTGTCGAACAGTTCCGGCATGGCGCCGATTGCGCCTTGAAGGCCGGGTTCGATGGCGTGGAAATTCACGGCGCCAACGGCTATCTGCTCGACCAGTTCCTGCGCGATGGCACGAACCGTCGCACCGATGCTTATGGCGGCTCCATCGCCAACCGTGCGCGTTTGCTGTTTGAGGTCATTGAAGCCGTTTCATCGGTCTGGGGCAGCGATAAGGTCGGCGTGCGTCTGTCGCCGCTGCAGCCATTCAACGACATTAGCGACAGCGACCCAAGAGCCACTTTCAGTTATGTGGTCGAGCAGCTTAACCGCTTCAACCTGGCTTATCTGCACATCACGGAGATGGGCAAGGAAGCGCCCGGCGCGGCAGGTTCCGCGTTCGATCTTGAGGAATTGAGGACGTTGTATCACGGCATTTACATGCTCAACGCCGGCTACACGGCCGAGACCGCGACGGCCGCGATTGCCGAAGGCCGCGCTGATCTGATCGCCTTCGGCAAGCTGTTTATCGCCAATCCGGACCTGCCCGAACGTTTCGCTAAAAATGCGCCGCTGAATGAGCCCGATTTCGATACGTTTTACCAGGGCGGGGCGCATGGTTATACCGACTATCCTTTTCTGGCCGATTGA
- a CDS encoding septal ring lytic transglycosylase RlpA family protein, which produces MVSWYGADFHGKRTASGQRFDMYAMTAAHKTLPLLSYAKVTNPRNNRTVIVRINDRGSFPGKREMDLSYAAAKKLGIQGQGIGSVVITPISRDQALAEIKNDGKTGKHS; this is translated from the coding sequence ATGGTTTCGTGGTACGGCGCCGATTTCCACGGCAAGAGAACCGCCAGCGGTCAACGATTTGACATGTACGCCATGACCGCCGCGCACAAGACACTGCCTCTTCTTTCTTACGCCAAAGTCACCAATCCCAGGAATAACCGTACAGTCATTGTGCGCATCAATGACAGAGGCTCTTTCCCCGGCAAACGGGAAATGGATCTTTCGTATGCAGCCGCCAAAAAGCTTGGCATTCAAGGTCAAGGCATAGGCTCTGTGGTCATCACGCCGATTAGCCGCGATCAAGCCCTGGCGGAGATAAAGAATGACGGCAAAACAGGCAAACACAGTTAA
- a CDS encoding IS1182 family transposase: MSRFIQFDRNQQYLLPPSVDEWLPEDHLARFIVEVIDQLDLSKLTGHYSGRGSAAYHPALLLALLVYGYATGTFSSRKIERATYDSVAFRFIAANHHPDHDTLAHFRKTFLVELEDLFVQVLTLAQTMKLVKLGQISLDGTKIKANASKHKALSHGHIEKLEAQLREEVQALLKKAVDVDQEELADGIDLPAEVARREDRLKALAEAKAKIAERVKERDEQAQKDYQGKLADRERQRQAGKKPRGQEPKAPETGPKDKDQINLTDEESRIMPSKDGFVQGYNAQAAVDVDSLLVVGATLSQHTNDKRQVEPMLKALNALPDSLGKPETLLADNGYFSKDNIHACVEQKITPLIALGREAHHLPLAERLTPDTPEPESDDPLVKMAWKLKTQSGRALYGKRKSTVEPVFGIIKQVLGFRQFSLRGLDAVAGEWKLVTMAFNLKRMHMLAAG; this comes from the coding sequence ATGAGCCGCTTTATTCAGTTTGATCGAAACCAACAGTATTTGCTTCCGCCGTCCGTGGACGAATGGTTGCCGGAAGACCACCTGGCACGCTTTATCGTCGAAGTGATCGATCAGCTCGATCTATCAAAACTGACAGGCCATTATTCTGGACGGGGTTCAGCGGCTTATCATCCGGCACTGCTGTTGGCCCTGCTGGTCTATGGTTATGCGACCGGCACGTTCTCCAGTCGCAAGATCGAGCGGGCAACCTACGATTCAGTGGCGTTTCGGTTCATTGCTGCCAATCATCATCCCGATCATGACACCCTGGCCCATTTCCGCAAGACCTTTCTGGTGGAGTTGGAGGACTTGTTCGTACAAGTGCTGACGCTGGCGCAGACGATGAAACTCGTCAAGCTGGGACAGATTTCGCTGGATGGTACCAAAATCAAGGCCAATGCCTCGAAGCACAAGGCCTTGTCCCATGGCCACATCGAAAAGTTGGAAGCGCAATTGCGTGAGGAAGTGCAGGCCCTGCTGAAAAAGGCAGTGGACGTTGATCAGGAAGAATTGGCCGACGGTATCGATTTGCCGGCGGAAGTCGCGCGTCGGGAAGATCGCTTGAAAGCCTTGGCGGAAGCCAAGGCCAAGATTGCCGAACGGGTTAAAGAACGGGACGAACAAGCCCAAAAAGACTACCAGGGGAAACTGGCTGACCGGGAGCGCCAGCGTCAGGCGGGCAAAAAGCCCCGAGGCCAGGAGCCTAAGGCGCCCGAAACCGGCCCCAAAGATAAGGACCAGATCAACCTGACCGATGAAGAATCGCGGATCATGCCGAGCAAGGACGGCTTCGTGCAGGGCTACAACGCCCAGGCGGCCGTCGATGTCGACAGCCTGCTGGTGGTTGGTGCTACACTCAGCCAGCATACCAACGACAAGCGGCAAGTCGAGCCAATGCTGAAGGCGCTGAACGCCTTGCCGGATAGCCTCGGCAAGCCAGAAACGCTGCTGGCCGACAACGGCTACTTCAGCAAAGACAATATCCATGCCTGTGTGGAGCAAAAAATTACACCCCTCATCGCCCTGGGCCGGGAAGCCCATCATCTGCCATTGGCAGAACGCCTGACGCCGGATACACCGGAACCTGAAAGCGATGACCCGCTAGTCAAAATGGCCTGGAAACTCAAAACCCAGAGTGGCCGCGCGCTTTATGGTAAACGCAAAAGCACGGTCGAACCGGTATTTGGGATCATCAAACAGGTATTGGGATTCCGCCAATTCTCGCTGAGAGGCCTTGATGCGGTAGCTGGTGAGTGGAAACTGGTGACTATGGCCTTCAATTTAAAGCGAATGCATATGCTGGCGGCCGGATAA